A window of the Helianthus annuus cultivar XRQ/B chromosome 4, HanXRQr2.0-SUNRISE, whole genome shotgun sequence genome harbors these coding sequences:
- the LOC110935496 gene encoding protein Brevis radix-like 2: MLTCIACSKQLNGGEDDGDTATTPGTKQSVKSLTSQIKDIALKASGAYKNCKPCTGSSGNNNPTRRGYPDSETGSMSGRFFGGYHRTGSSTPRVWGKEMEARLKGLSSGASTPASVSGRTDAAVVFMEEDESKEWVAQVEPGVLITFVSLPRGGNDLKRIRFSREMFNKWQAQRWWSENCEKITELYNVQQFNQQGVPLPSPPRSEPESLITESTEASPVTPQLSKEHPPRNLYNPTGIGYSSSDSLDQQPNLTSGPKCSNISGPKTEASSLEASRRTSSSQGADQSEELSLSNASDLENECIEQDEPGVYITIRTLPGGVRELRRVRFSRERFGEMHARMWWEQNRARIQQQYL; this comes from the exons ATGTTGACTTGTATCGCGTGTTCGAAGCAACTTAACGGTGGAGAAGATGACGGAGATACAGCTACTACACCGGGAACCAAACAATCCGTTAAATCGCTAACGTCTCAG ATAAAGGATATTGCGTTGAAGGCATCTGGAGCGTACAAAAACTGCAAGCCATGTACCGGTTCGTCGGGCAACAATAACCCGACCCGTAGGGGTTATCCGGACTCTGAAACGGGTTCAATGTCGGGCCGGTTTTTTGGCGGGTATCATAGGACCGGTAGTTCGACACCTAGGGTGTGGGGTAAGGAAATGGAGGCAAGATTGAAGGGGCTTTCGAGTGGGGCGAGCACTCCGGCTTCGGTTAGTGGGCGAACCGATGCTGCGGTTGTGTTTATGGAGGAAGATGAAAGTAAAGAGTGGGTTGCTCAAGTGGAACCCGGTGTTCTCATCACGTTTGTTTCGTTGCCTCGTGGTGGTAACGACCTTAAACGAATTCGGTTCAG TCGtgaaatgtttaacaaatggCAAGCTCAACGATGGTGGTCCGAGAATTGTGAGAAAATTACGGAGTTATACAATGTTCAACAATTTAATCAACAGGGAGTACCGCTGCCGTCTCCACCTAGATCTGAACCCGAG AGCTTAATAACTGAGTCAACTGAGGCCAGTCCAGTAACACCACAACTTAGCAAAGAACATCCACCAAGAAACCTCTACAATCCAACTGGAATAGGATACTCATCATCAGATTCACTTGACCAACAGCCCAATCTTACTTCAGGACCTAAATGCTCAAACATAAGTGGGCCCAAAACCGAGGCATCGTCCTTAGAAGCTTCTAGAAGAACCAGTTCTTCCCAAGGGGCTGATCAATCCGAAGAGCTTTCTTTGAGCAATGCTAGTGATTTGGAAAATGAATGTATCGAGCAGGATGAGCCCGGTGTGTACATTACTATCAGAACGTTGCCAGGTGGCGTTCGAGAACTTAGACGTGTCCGATTCAG TCGAGAAAGGTTCGGAGAAATGCATGCAAGAATGTGGTGGGAACAAAACAGAGCCAGGATACAGCAACAATATCTGTGA